A window of the Brassica napus cultivar Da-Ae chromosome C5, Da-Ae, whole genome shotgun sequence genome harbors these coding sequences:
- the LOC106404109 gene encoding glutathione synthetase, chloroplastic-like isoform X1 — protein sequence MLDEDTKSLLQIEMNTISCSFPGFGRLVTELHQSSLRSHGDHLGLDSERVPKNTSNSQFADAMAKAWLEYNNLRLALPKELISKVMAKKSRWFITDHFPSESEWNARLLIEQSSAVKCPSIAYQLAGTKKIQQELAKPGVLERHNVSPQARNFGNRHKFVDFELVYQTSIKQKLNVSLDTYELCQTHILQSLLSYYFQEHGRLCVLMR from the exons ATGCTAGACGAAGACACAAAATCACTTCTTCAGATAGAGATGAATACTATTTCCTGTTCCTTTCCAGGCTTTGGTCGTCTTGTTACCGAGCTACACCA GTCATCGCTTAGATCTCATGGGGATCATCTTGGGTTAGACTCTGAACGTGTACCCAAAAACACATCCAATAGCCAGTTTGCTGACGCAATGGCTAAAGCTTGGTTGGAGTACAACAACCTAAGGTTAGCCTTACCCAAAGAACTTATTTCCAAAG tgATGGCCAAGAAGTCTCGGTGGTTTATTACAGATCATTTTCCATCTGAATCA GAATGGAATGCTAGGTTGCTTATAGAGCAGTCCTCAGCAGTCAAATGCCCGTCTATAGCTTATCAGTTAGCTGGCACCAAGAAAATCCAGCAGGAACTTGCAAAACCAGGTGTTCTCGAGAG ACATAATGTAAGTCCACAAGCTCGGAATTTCGGAAACAGACACAAATTCGTAGACTTCGAGCTAGTCTATCAAACATCCATAAAACAAAA ACTTAATGTAAGTCTAGACACCTATGAATTATGCCAAACACACATACTTCAAAGTCTTCTGAGCTATTATTTTCAAGAACATGGCAGACTTTGTGTGCTCATGCGATAA
- the LOC106404109 gene encoding glutathione synthetase, chloroplastic-like isoform X2 gives MLDEDTKSLLQIEMNTISCSFPGFGRLVTELHQSSLRSHGDHLGLDSERVPKNTSNSQFADAMAKAWLEYNNLRLALPKELISKVMAKKSRWFITDHFPSESEWNARLLIEQSSAVKCPSIAYQLAGTKKIQQELAKPGVLERHNVSPQARNFGNRHKFVDFELVYQTSIKQK, from the exons ATGCTAGACGAAGACACAAAATCACTTCTTCAGATAGAGATGAATACTATTTCCTGTTCCTTTCCAGGCTTTGGTCGTCTTGTTACCGAGCTACACCA GTCATCGCTTAGATCTCATGGGGATCATCTTGGGTTAGACTCTGAACGTGTACCCAAAAACACATCCAATAGCCAGTTTGCTGACGCAATGGCTAAAGCTTGGTTGGAGTACAACAACCTAAGGTTAGCCTTACCCAAAGAACTTATTTCCAAAG tgATGGCCAAGAAGTCTCGGTGGTTTATTACAGATCATTTTCCATCTGAATCA GAATGGAATGCTAGGTTGCTTATAGAGCAGTCCTCAGCAGTCAAATGCCCGTCTATAGCTTATCAGTTAGCTGGCACCAAGAAAATCCAGCAGGAACTTGCAAAACCAGGTGTTCTCGAGAG ACATAATGTAAGTCCACAAGCTCGGAATTTCGGAAACAGACACAAATTCGTAGACTTCGAGCTAGTCTATCAAACATCCATAAAACAAAA